One Triticum dicoccoides isolate Atlit2015 ecotype Zavitan chromosome 4B, WEW_v2.0, whole genome shotgun sequence genomic window carries:
- the LOC119295893 gene encoding CLK4-associating serine/arginine rich protein-like isoform X2, whose protein sequence is MWHEARRSERKVHDLMDGARRRAQRRYAYLARRRGDPHQSLQVSGARCRVHRDDSLYQATEDQQGLIPWNGKQDILIDRFDGRALLDFIRDSSPRSFQTQEKSEEEEELEDFVNFERYRDLIKHRRRGFSDEAGLQHIAQELAAKAILPFSFEKSQSSQAPVSKGAYSQVGYSYKGDGNEHSDVPSDDEDEEEGEEDGKDFSSDDSSDEQMENLAKEFGIKRYNWLVYMDKKVKEEEKWQKEIIKGDPSIKKMSRRDRRKASQSEREREREAVRSVGRVSYRDPYREQRRSPSYEAYSRGRRSRSRSRSHSPSSRRHTHGTHADSNYRSKAKPPRVEYITEFGGSEDASDLKVTGISPPSSPIRADIPNRSSGVHILEALHSDPASSLSMEQEKSAKILKPPASTSSALAKLKGASGGLGKTPQAEKKETPQERLKRIMSKQLNKQIRKDTAAETAKKREQERQRQEKLAEVGRYRLRSRSRSLSRSPRKRHYSRSRSRSRSPRRNHSLSLSCSRSPSHSPRYRSRSRH, encoded by the exons ATGTGGCACGAGGCGCGGCGGTCGGAGCGGAAGGTCCACGACCTCATGGACGGTGCGCGGCGCCGGGCCCAGCGGCGCTACGCCTACCTCGCCCGCCGCCGCGGCGATCCGCACCAGTCCCTCCAGGTCTCCGGCGCCCGGTGCCGCGTCCACCGCGACGACTCACTATATCAGGCCACCGAGGACCAGCAGGGATT GATACCATGGAACGGGAAACAAGATATTCTGATTGACAG ATTTGATGGCCGTGCACTACTTGACTTCATCCGTGACTCTAGCCCTCGGTCTTTTCAAACTCAGGAAAAATCTGAAGAAGAGGAGGAGCTAGAGGATTTTGTTAATTTTGAACGTTACCGGGACTTGATTAAGCATCGTCGTAGAGGAT TTTCTGATGAGGCGGGTTTACAACATATTGCGCAAGAGTTGGCAGCAAAAGCTATTCTTCCTTTTAGCTTTGAGAA ATCTCAATCATCACAGGCTCCAGTTAGCAAAGGTGCTTATTCGCAGGTTGGATACTCATATAAAGGGGATGGAAATGAACATTCTGATGTGCCCagtgatgatgaagatgaagaggaaggagaagaggaTGGCAAGGACTTCAGTAGTGATGATAGCAGTGATGAGCAAATGGAAAACTTAGCAAAGGAATTTggcataaaaagatataactggctTGTTTACATGGACAAAAAGGTCAAAGAAGAGGAGAAGTGGCAGAAAGAAATTATTAAAGGCGACCCATCCATT AAAAAAATGAGTCGGAGAGATAGAAGGAAGGCTTCTCAATCTGAGAGGGAGCGAGAGAGGGAGGCAGTACGTTCTGTTGGAAGGGTATCTTATCGTGACCCTTATAG GGAACAAAGGAGAAGCCCATCATATGAAGCATATTCAAGAGGCAGAAG ATCAAGGTCGCGGTCAAGATCTCATTCACCTTCATCCAGACGTCATACCCATGGTACACATGCTGATAGTAATTACCGAAGCAAGGCTAAGCCTCCAAGAGTTGAATACATCACTGAATTTGGAGGTTCAGAAGATGCCAGTGATCTGAAAGTTACAGGGATCTCTCCGCCTTCGTCTCCAATACGAGCTGACATACCtaaccg GTCATCAGGTGTCCATATTCTGGAGGCACTTCACAGTGATCCTGCATCTTCTTTATCCATGGAACAGGAAAAAAGTGCTAAAATTTTGAAACCACCTGCCAG CACATCATCAGCACTAGCGAAACTAAAGGGTGCTTCTGGAGGACTTGGTAAAACTCCCCAGGCTGAAAAGAAAGAAACACCACAGGAACGTCTTAAAAGGATAATGAGCAAACAGCTTAACAAACAAA TTCGGAAAGACACTGCTGCTGAGACCGCAAAGAAACGAGAACAGGAACGGCAAAGGCAGGAAAAACTTGCAGAAGTAGGTCGATACAGGCTCCGTAGCAGGAGTAGAAGTCTTAGCCGTTCACCAAG AAAGCGGCATTATAGCAGAAGCCGTAGTAGGAGCCGAAGCCCAAGAAGAAACCATTCACTTTCACTGTCTTGTTCAAGGTCACCCTCTCACTCTCCAAG gtACAGAAGCAGATCAAGGCACTGA
- the LOC119295893 gene encoding CLK4-associating serine/arginine rich protein-like isoform X1: protein MWHEARRSERKVHDLMDGARRRAQRRYAYLARRRGDPHQSLQVSGARCRVHRDDSLYQATEDQQGLIPWNGKQDILIDRFDGRALLDFIRDSSPRSFQTQEKSEEEEELEDFVNFERYRDLIKHRRRGFSDEAGLQHIAQELAAKAILPFSFEKSQSSQAPVSKGAYSQVGYSYKGDGNEHSDVPSDDEDEEEGEEDGKDFSSDDSSDEQMENLAKEFGIKRYNWLVYMDKKVKEEEKWQKEIIKGDPSIKKMSRRDRRKASQSEREREREAVRSVGRVSYRDPYREQRRSPSYEAYSRGRRSRSRSRSHSPSSRRHTHGTHADSNYRSKAKPPRVEYITEFGGSEDASDLKVTGISPPSSPIRADIPNRSSGVHILEALHSDPASSLSMEQEKSAKILKPPARFVNMITSLQTQKLYVQPSCLNCTSSALAKLKGASGGLGKTPQAEKKETPQERLKRIMSKQLNKQIRKDTAAETAKKREQERQRQEKLAEVGRYRLRSRSRSLSRSPRKRHYSRSRSRSRSPRRNHSLSLSCSRSPSHSPRYRSRSRH from the exons ATGTGGCACGAGGCGCGGCGGTCGGAGCGGAAGGTCCACGACCTCATGGACGGTGCGCGGCGCCGGGCCCAGCGGCGCTACGCCTACCTCGCCCGCCGCCGCGGCGATCCGCACCAGTCCCTCCAGGTCTCCGGCGCCCGGTGCCGCGTCCACCGCGACGACTCACTATATCAGGCCACCGAGGACCAGCAGGGATT GATACCATGGAACGGGAAACAAGATATTCTGATTGACAG ATTTGATGGCCGTGCACTACTTGACTTCATCCGTGACTCTAGCCCTCGGTCTTTTCAAACTCAGGAAAAATCTGAAGAAGAGGAGGAGCTAGAGGATTTTGTTAATTTTGAACGTTACCGGGACTTGATTAAGCATCGTCGTAGAGGAT TTTCTGATGAGGCGGGTTTACAACATATTGCGCAAGAGTTGGCAGCAAAAGCTATTCTTCCTTTTAGCTTTGAGAA ATCTCAATCATCACAGGCTCCAGTTAGCAAAGGTGCTTATTCGCAGGTTGGATACTCATATAAAGGGGATGGAAATGAACATTCTGATGTGCCCagtgatgatgaagatgaagaggaaggagaagaggaTGGCAAGGACTTCAGTAGTGATGATAGCAGTGATGAGCAAATGGAAAACTTAGCAAAGGAATTTggcataaaaagatataactggctTGTTTACATGGACAAAAAGGTCAAAGAAGAGGAGAAGTGGCAGAAAGAAATTATTAAAGGCGACCCATCCATT AAAAAAATGAGTCGGAGAGATAGAAGGAAGGCTTCTCAATCTGAGAGGGAGCGAGAGAGGGAGGCAGTACGTTCTGTTGGAAGGGTATCTTATCGTGACCCTTATAG GGAACAAAGGAGAAGCCCATCATATGAAGCATATTCAAGAGGCAGAAG ATCAAGGTCGCGGTCAAGATCTCATTCACCTTCATCCAGACGTCATACCCATGGTACACATGCTGATAGTAATTACCGAAGCAAGGCTAAGCCTCCAAGAGTTGAATACATCACTGAATTTGGAGGTTCAGAAGATGCCAGTGATCTGAAAGTTACAGGGATCTCTCCGCCTTCGTCTCCAATACGAGCTGACATACCtaaccg GTCATCAGGTGTCCATATTCTGGAGGCACTTCACAGTGATCCTGCATCTTCTTTATCCATGGAACAGGAAAAAAGTGCTAAAATTTTGAAACCACCTGCCAGGTTTGTCAACATGATTACATCCTTACAAACACAGAAGCTGTATGTGCAACCAAGCTGTTTGAATTG CACATCATCAGCACTAGCGAAACTAAAGGGTGCTTCTGGAGGACTTGGTAAAACTCCCCAGGCTGAAAAGAAAGAAACACCACAGGAACGTCTTAAAAGGATAATGAGCAAACAGCTTAACAAACAAA TTCGGAAAGACACTGCTGCTGAGACCGCAAAGAAACGAGAACAGGAACGGCAAAGGCAGGAAAAACTTGCAGAAGTAGGTCGATACAGGCTCCGTAGCAGGAGTAGAAGTCTTAGCCGTTCACCAAG AAAGCGGCATTATAGCAGAAGCCGTAGTAGGAGCCGAAGCCCAAGAAGAAACCATTCACTTTCACTGTCTTGTTCAAGGTCACCCTCTCACTCTCCAAG gtACAGAAGCAGATCAAGGCACTGA